A region of Pseudarthrobacter sp. NIBRBAC000502770 DNA encodes the following proteins:
- a CDS encoding ferrochelatase — translation MSPEQQAATAINPVTEAGRMAPKNYDAVLLASFGGPEGQDDVIPFLRNVTRGRGIPDERLEEVSHHYRANGGISPINQQNRELKAALEAELAARGIELPVLWGNRNWAPYIPQTLQEAYDAGHRRVLMLTTSAYSCYSSCRQYREDIGMALTETGLDGKLEVDKVRQYFDHPGFVEPFVEGTAAGLAEVRAKLAEAGTPDAPIHILFATHSIPTRDAEAAGRSEGEPRVFEEGSAYVAQHLANAAAVIERVGKESGLTAPWSLVYQSRSGAPHVPWLEPDINDAIGELAGQGVKGIVIVPLGFVSDHMEVVWDLDTEAMETCANLGLAATRVPTPGTHRKFVDGLVDLICERTVANNISDRPALTDLGPWYDVCRPGCCANFRGEKPTIAAADTTVGTGHDPYPSGGAAETAQL, via the coding sequence ATGAGCCCCGAGCAGCAGGCCGCCACCGCCATCAACCCGGTGACCGAGGCCGGACGCATGGCCCCCAAAAACTACGACGCCGTCCTGCTGGCCTCCTTCGGCGGACCGGAAGGCCAGGATGACGTCATCCCGTTCCTCCGCAACGTCACCCGCGGCCGGGGCATCCCGGACGAGCGGCTGGAGGAAGTCTCGCACCACTACCGTGCCAACGGCGGCATCAGCCCCATCAACCAGCAGAACCGCGAGCTGAAGGCAGCGCTGGAAGCTGAGCTGGCTGCCCGCGGCATCGAGCTGCCCGTGCTGTGGGGCAACCGCAACTGGGCACCGTACATCCCGCAGACCCTGCAGGAAGCGTACGACGCCGGGCACCGCCGGGTGCTCATGCTCACCACCAGTGCCTACTCCTGCTACTCCAGCTGCCGCCAGTACCGCGAGGACATCGGCATGGCGCTGACCGAAACCGGCCTGGACGGCAAACTGGAAGTGGACAAGGTCCGCCAGTACTTCGACCACCCGGGCTTCGTGGAGCCGTTCGTCGAAGGAACCGCCGCCGGCCTGGCCGAGGTCCGCGCCAAGCTTGCCGAAGCGGGCACCCCGGATGCGCCCATCCATATCCTGTTCGCCACCCACTCCATCCCCACCCGGGACGCCGAGGCGGCGGGCCGCTCCGAGGGGGAGCCGCGCGTGTTCGAGGAAGGCTCCGCCTACGTGGCCCAGCACCTCGCCAACGCGGCCGCCGTCATTGAGCGGGTCGGGAAGGAATCCGGGCTGACCGCACCGTGGTCCCTGGTGTACCAGTCCCGCTCCGGCGCTCCGCACGTGCCGTGGCTGGAACCGGACATCAACGATGCCATCGGGGAACTGGCCGGCCAGGGCGTCAAGGGCATCGTCATCGTCCCGCTCGGCTTCGTCAGCGACCACATGGAAGTTGTCTGGGACCTGGATACCGAAGCGATGGAAACCTGCGCCAACCTGGGCCTGGCCGCCACCCGCGTCCCCACGCCCGGTACGCACCGTAAGTTCGTTGACGGCCTGGTGGACCTCATCTGCGAGCGGACGGTGGCCAACAACATCAGCGACCGCCCCGCCCTGACGGATCTTGGTCCCTGGTACGACGTCTGCCGGCCGGGATGCTGCGCCAACTTTCGCGGCGAAAAGCCCACCATCGCGGCGGCTGACACCACTGTGGGCACCGGCCATGATCCGTACCCGTCCGGCGGTGCCGCGGAAACGGCCCAGCTGTGA
- a CDS encoding 3'-5' exonuclease, whose product MSSWNSLPRAAFDLETTGRNSRAARIVTASITVVDHQGEVIKEHEWLADPGVEIPAEASDVHGITTEQARRDGRPAHEVTREVAAVLQGLFDSGTPVIAFNASYDFTVLAAESARYGIPQLSRFPVLDPYIMNKQVDRYRKGKRTLTALCEEYGVVLDNAHTSAADALATLRVLDAMAGKFPKLMMPASQLHQLQVDWAVSQASDFQEYLRKTKPAAVIEGDWPVLPPQDATTGGF is encoded by the coding sequence ATGAGTTCCTGGAACAGCCTCCCCCGCGCCGCCTTCGATCTGGAAACCACGGGCCGTAATTCCCGCGCAGCGAGAATCGTCACGGCCTCGATCACCGTGGTGGACCACCAGGGCGAGGTCATTAAGGAGCATGAGTGGCTGGCCGATCCGGGGGTAGAGATTCCGGCAGAGGCAAGTGACGTCCACGGGATCACCACCGAACAGGCCAGGCGTGATGGGCGTCCCGCCCACGAGGTCACACGGGAGGTCGCTGCCGTGCTGCAGGGCCTGTTCGATTCCGGGACTCCGGTCATCGCTTTCAACGCCAGCTACGACTTCACGGTCCTTGCTGCCGAGTCCGCACGGTACGGGATTCCGCAGCTGTCCCGCTTCCCGGTCCTGGATCCGTACATCATGAACAAACAGGTTGACCGCTACCGGAAGGGCAAGCGGACATTGACTGCATTGTGCGAGGAGTACGGTGTGGTCCTGGACAATGCACACACCTCCGCGGCCGATGCCCTGGCTACCCTCAGGGTGCTGGACGCGATGGCGGGCAAGTTCCCCAAGCTGATGATGCCGGCAAGCCAACTGCACCAGCTGCAGGTGGACTGGGCGGTGAGCCAGGCGTCCGATTTCCAGGAGTACCTGCGCAAGACGAAGCCGGCCGCCGTCATTGAAGGAGACTGGCCGGTGCTCCCTCCCCAGGACGCCACCACAGGGGGCTTCTAG
- the hemB gene encoding porphobilinogen synthase, protein MTFPTQRPRRLRTTPAMRRMTAETRLSPAELILPAFIREGLTEPNPITSMPGVVQHTTDTLKRAAAEAVELGLGGIMLFGIPETRDPEGSASLDPDGVLNKAIRDVRAEVGDDLVIMSDVCLDEFTDHGHCGVLDADGYVDNDRTVEIYARMAVAQAEAGAHMLGPSGMMDGQIAAIRAALDEAGHVNTSVIAYAAKYASAFYGPFREAVDSQLTGDRRTYQMDAGNRTEALREVELDLDEGADIIMVKPAMSYLDIVADVAAMSPVPVSAYQISGEYAMIEAAAANGWIDRRSAITESVLGIRRAGAHTVLTYWATELAGWLKETR, encoded by the coding sequence ATGACTTTCCCCACCCAACGCCCCCGCCGCCTGCGCACCACCCCCGCCATGCGCCGGATGACCGCCGAAACGCGCCTTTCACCGGCCGAACTCATCCTTCCGGCCTTCATCAGGGAAGGACTCACCGAGCCCAACCCCATCACGTCCATGCCCGGCGTGGTCCAGCACACCACCGACACGCTGAAACGGGCCGCGGCCGAGGCCGTTGAACTTGGGCTGGGCGGAATCATGCTCTTCGGCATTCCTGAAACACGCGATCCTGAAGGCTCGGCTTCCCTTGACCCGGACGGCGTGCTGAACAAGGCCATCCGCGACGTCCGCGCCGAAGTGGGCGACGACCTGGTGATCATGAGTGACGTCTGCCTGGACGAATTCACCGACCACGGCCACTGCGGGGTGCTCGACGCCGACGGTTACGTGGACAACGACCGCACCGTTGAGATCTACGCCAGGATGGCAGTGGCGCAAGCTGAGGCCGGCGCGCACATGCTGGGCCCCTCCGGGATGATGGACGGCCAGATCGCCGCCATCCGCGCAGCACTGGATGAGGCCGGACACGTCAACACTTCCGTCATCGCCTACGCCGCGAAGTACGCCTCCGCGTTCTACGGTCCTTTCCGCGAAGCGGTGGACTCCCAGCTCACGGGTGACCGGCGGACCTACCAGATGGATGCCGGGAACCGCACCGAAGCGCTGCGCGAGGTGGAACTGGACCTGGACGAAGGTGCCGACATCATCATGGTCAAGCCCGCCATGAGCTACCTGGACATCGTGGCAGACGTGGCCGCCATGAGCCCGGTGCCCGTGTCCGCTTATCAAATCTCCGGCGAATACGCGATGATCGAAGCCGCCGCCGCCAACGGGTGGATCGACCGCCGGTCGGCTATCACCGAATCCGTGCTGGGCATCCGCCGGGCCGGAGCGCACACGGTGCTCACCTACTGGGCCACCGAACTGGCCGGCTGGCTGAAGGAAACCCGGTGA
- a CDS encoding ABC transporter substrate-binding protein, whose product MKIKAMKWLTTAPVALALAVSLAACGGGSSQPSGTPTDALQGSDQQTLDKYTTADVTPIDKIDKTKLGLITEGTLRVGTLSDAPPNIFIDPSGKFTGYDNELLRAIGDKLGLKVEFASTDFSALLSQVANKQFDVGSSSISTTDKRRETVGFTNGYDFGYMAVVTKNDSKVKGFADLKDGVRIGVVQGTVQDDYVTNTLGLEPVRFPDYNTVYANVKSGQVDAWVAPSQQATGQVKDGDNTKIAEKVVNTQNFTAYAVNKDNKPLIDALNAGLDAVIADGTWTKLTAQWYTDRPTAKEQTPQGWKPGSKAVQVPAK is encoded by the coding sequence ATGAAAATCAAAGCGATGAAGTGGCTCACTACCGCTCCCGTTGCGCTGGCCCTCGCGGTTTCCCTCGCAGCCTGCGGTGGCGGATCTTCCCAGCCCAGCGGCACCCCCACCGATGCCCTGCAGGGCAGCGACCAGCAGACGCTGGACAAGTACACCACTGCGGACGTGACGCCGATCGACAAGATCGACAAGACCAAGCTCGGCCTCATCACCGAGGGCACCCTGCGCGTGGGCACCCTTTCGGACGCACCGCCCAACATCTTCATCGACCCCTCCGGCAAGTTCACCGGCTACGACAACGAACTGCTGCGCGCCATTGGCGACAAGCTGGGCCTCAAGGTCGAATTCGCCTCCACCGATTTCTCGGCCCTGTTGTCCCAGGTGGCCAATAAGCAGTTCGACGTCGGATCCTCCTCGATTTCCACCACGGACAAGCGCCGTGAGACGGTCGGCTTCACGAACGGCTATGACTTCGGCTACATGGCTGTGGTCACCAAGAACGATTCCAAGGTCAAGGGCTTCGCCGACCTCAAGGACGGCGTGCGCATCGGCGTGGTCCAGGGCACCGTTCAGGACGACTACGTCACCAACACCCTCGGCCTTGAACCGGTCCGTTTCCCGGATTACAACACTGTCTATGCCAACGTGAAGTCCGGCCAGGTCGACGCCTGGGTGGCACCCTCGCAGCAGGCCACCGGCCAGGTGAAGGACGGCGATAACACCAAGATCGCCGAAAAGGTTGTTAACACCCAGAACTTCACCGCGTACGCAGTGAACAAGGACAACAAGCCGCTGATTGACGCCCTGAACGCGGGCCTGGATGCCGTCATTGCTGACGGTACGTGGACCAAGCTCACCGCCCAGTGGTACACGGACCGGCCCACCGCCAAGGAGCAGACCCCGCAGGGCTGGAAGCCGGGCAGCAAAGCCGTCCAGGTTCCCGCGAAGTAA
- the hemC gene encoding hydroxymethylbilane synthase: MTVRIGTRASKLALTQTQQTADQLAAVGGFPVELVHVRTDGDVLTGSLSQMGGTGVFVAALRDALLRDECDVAVHSLKDLPTGAAVGLSLAATPRRVDVRDVLCARDGLKLADLPAGARIGTGSPRRAAQLRAARADLDIVDIRGNVDTRLGRVPGLPGNSTDQVVPGKSCDLDAVVLAAAGLERIGRLDVVSEYLETDVMLPAAGQGSLAIECRTADAPAKPGPGGVLAQALAALDDPDTRLAVTAERALLARLEAGCAAPVGAYAYRKGSMLHLEAVVCAVDGTATVRDKRATDGLTEVGATLLGIELAELLLAAGAADIADLQAS; encoded by the coding sequence GTGACGGTCCGGATCGGAACACGCGCCAGCAAACTGGCGCTTACCCAGACCCAGCAGACCGCGGACCAGCTGGCCGCCGTCGGCGGTTTTCCGGTGGAACTGGTGCACGTCCGCACCGACGGTGACGTCCTGACGGGGTCGCTGTCCCAGATGGGCGGCACGGGCGTCTTTGTCGCTGCCCTGCGCGATGCACTGCTGCGCGACGAGTGCGACGTTGCCGTGCACTCGCTCAAGGACCTTCCTACCGGGGCCGCGGTAGGGCTCAGCCTTGCCGCCACTCCGCGCCGCGTGGACGTCCGCGACGTCCTGTGCGCCCGCGACGGACTCAAGCTGGCAGACCTGCCGGCCGGGGCCCGCATCGGCACCGGTTCGCCGCGGCGCGCAGCCCAGTTGCGGGCCGCCCGCGCTGACCTGGACATCGTGGACATCCGCGGCAACGTGGACACCCGCCTGGGCCGGGTTCCCGGGCTGCCCGGCAACTCCACCGACCAGGTGGTGCCCGGAAAATCCTGCGACCTGGATGCCGTGGTGCTCGCGGCTGCCGGCCTGGAGAGGATCGGCCGGCTGGATGTGGTGTCCGAATACCTGGAAACCGACGTGATGCTGCCCGCAGCGGGTCAGGGATCGCTGGCCATCGAATGCCGAACGGCGGACGCTCCTGCGAAACCGGGGCCGGGCGGAGTCCTGGCCCAGGCTCTTGCCGCGCTGGATGATCCTGACACCCGCCTGGCCGTCACCGCCGAACGCGCCCTGCTGGCCCGGCTCGAAGCGGGCTGCGCAGCGCCCGTTGGGGCCTACGCCTACCGCAAGGGCAGCATGCTGCACCTTGAAGCAGTGGTGTGCGCCGTGGACGGCACCGCCACCGTGCGGGACAAGCGGGCCACCGACGGGCTGACGGAGGTGGGAGCAACCCTGCTGGGCATCGAACTGGCTGAGCTGCTCCTTGCCGCGGGAGCCGCCGACATCGCCGACCTGCAGGCATCCTGA
- the hemQ gene encoding hydrogen peroxide-dependent heme synthase, which yields MSHTSAESVTKTEESAEQFFTLWTVFKRSESVVRSADAAADFEALLERLAAAGVTHRGSYDVSAMRADADVMVWLHGPKPEALQQAIRDIRRSTLFAGTEIVWSAMGVHREAEFAKNHTPAYSRGVAPAEWLCVYPFVRSYEWYILPEAERGKMLRDHGLLGRDFPQVISNTVSSFALGDWEWILGLEAPELVDLVDLMRHLRATEARNHVREEVPFYTGRRISADEVAEVLA from the coding sequence ATGAGCCACACTTCTGCCGAATCTGTCACTAAAACCGAAGAATCAGCCGAGCAGTTCTTTACCCTCTGGACGGTATTCAAGCGGTCGGAGTCAGTGGTCCGCAGTGCCGATGCCGCCGCCGACTTCGAAGCGCTGCTGGAGCGTCTCGCCGCCGCCGGTGTCACGCACCGGGGCAGCTACGACGTCTCGGCCATGCGCGCCGACGCCGACGTCATGGTGTGGCTCCATGGACCCAAGCCGGAGGCGCTGCAGCAGGCCATCCGCGACATCCGCCGCAGCACCCTCTTCGCCGGCACGGAGATCGTCTGGTCTGCCATGGGTGTCCACCGCGAAGCGGAATTCGCCAAGAACCACACCCCCGCCTACTCCCGCGGCGTCGCACCGGCCGAGTGGCTGTGCGTGTACCCGTTCGTCCGGTCCTACGAGTGGTACATCCTGCCGGAGGCCGAGCGCGGCAAGATGCTCCGCGACCATGGACTGCTGGGACGGGACTTCCCGCAGGTCATTTCCAACACCGTTTCCTCCTTCGCCCTGGGCGACTGGGAATGGATCCTGGGCCTGGAAGCGCCGGAACTGGTGGACCTCGTGGACCTGATGCGCCACCTCCGCGCCACCGAGGCGCGCAACCACGTGCGGGAGGAAGTGCCGTTCTATACCGGACGCCGCATCTCCGCAGACGAGGTTGCCGAGGTCCTCGCATGA
- a CDS encoding amino acid ABC transporter permease encodes MDILKLLSDTFLDWKAIGAVLPKMFAVGLPNTLVLAVSSGVIGTVLGMLLALMGISRNAGARWVARIYTDVLRGLPPILTILVIGLGFGPIVRQWTGSTSPYPMAIAALSLMSAAYIGEIFRSGIQSVDKGQLEATRALGFGYGPAMRLVVVPQGVRRVLPALVNQFIALIKESSLVFMLGLLASEREIFQIGKDAASTSGNLSPYVAAAVFYLALTVPLTHFVNWIDRRLRTGRPEKKEPDEAAAVVGKGAQA; translated from the coding sequence ATGGATATCCTCAAACTGCTCTCCGATACCTTCCTTGACTGGAAGGCGATCGGCGCCGTCCTGCCCAAAATGTTCGCCGTCGGGCTTCCGAATACGCTCGTTTTGGCTGTTTCGTCCGGCGTCATCGGAACAGTACTTGGCATGCTGCTTGCCCTGATGGGGATTTCCCGGAACGCCGGGGCCCGCTGGGTGGCTCGCATCTACACGGATGTGCTCCGCGGGCTGCCGCCCATCCTCACCATCCTGGTGATTGGGCTCGGATTCGGGCCGATCGTCCGGCAATGGACCGGATCCACCAGCCCGTACCCGATGGCGATTGCCGCGCTGTCCCTGATGTCGGCCGCCTACATCGGCGAGATCTTCCGCTCCGGCATCCAGAGCGTGGACAAGGGCCAGCTCGAAGCAACCCGTGCCCTGGGGTTCGGCTACGGCCCGGCCATGCGCCTGGTAGTAGTACCCCAGGGCGTCCGGCGGGTGCTTCCGGCCCTGGTCAACCAGTTCATCGCCCTGATCAAGGAGTCCTCCCTGGTCTTCATGCTCGGGCTGCTGGCCAGCGAACGCGAGATCTTCCAGATCGGCAAGGACGCGGCGTCCACCAGCGGCAACTTGTCGCCCTACGTCGCTGCGGCGGTGTTCTACCTGGCATTGACCGTCCCGCTGACCCACTTCGTGAACTGGATCGACCGGCGCCTCCGCACCGGCCGGCCCGAAAAGAAAGAACCGGACGAGGCCGCAGCCGTCGTTGGAAAGGGAGCCCAGGCATGA
- a CDS encoding uroporphyrinogen-III synthase produces MTQPSSGTTPRTPLGGVRVLVTRSPERSAALVEALAAAGAEPVLLPLIDFERAPDQHMLDVACDALAAAAFDWLVVSSATTVHVLMEKAAERGLRLGQLVPPGTRIAAVGPATRRLLETGGLTVALTPPGEQSAAGLLAVWPGGGRILLPQADIAAGTLSEGLAAAGGTVTAVTAYRTVDYPAAAERRLSMQAEDGDAGPQPSSYSLLAPQTAAADIAGGRLHAVIAASPSAVRRIAALGPLGGCRLVAIGRSTAEQAAALDLDVAAVAAEPTPEGLVAAVAKALSPP; encoded by the coding sequence ATGACGCAGCCTTCAAGCGGCACCACGCCCCGGACTCCGCTTGGCGGCGTCCGGGTCCTGGTGACGCGCAGCCCTGAACGTTCGGCTGCCCTGGTGGAGGCCCTGGCAGCAGCCGGCGCGGAACCTGTGCTGCTGCCGCTCATCGACTTTGAACGGGCGCCTGACCAGCACATGCTGGATGTTGCCTGTGACGCGCTCGCAGCTGCCGCCTTTGACTGGCTGGTGGTCAGCAGCGCCACCACCGTCCACGTCCTGATGGAAAAAGCGGCAGAGCGTGGCCTGCGCCTGGGCCAGCTGGTACCGCCAGGGACGCGGATCGCCGCCGTCGGTCCCGCAACGCGGCGGCTCCTTGAGACCGGCGGCCTCACCGTGGCACTGACCCCGCCCGGAGAACAGTCGGCCGCCGGGCTGCTCGCCGTCTGGCCGGGAGGAGGCAGGATCCTGCTGCCACAGGCGGATATCGCCGCCGGCACCCTCTCGGAAGGCCTGGCAGCCGCAGGCGGCACTGTTACCGCCGTGACCGCCTACCGCACTGTCGACTATCCGGCGGCAGCGGAACGGCGGCTTTCCATGCAGGCGGAGGACGGCGACGCCGGTCCGCAGCCGTCGTCGTACTCCCTCCTGGCACCGCAAACCGCCGCCGCGGACATCGCCGGCGGACGCCTTCACGCCGTGATCGCGGCCTCCCCGAGCGCCGTGCGCCGGATCGCCGCGCTGGGGCCTCTGGGCGGGTGCCGGCTGGTGGCCATAGGACGGTCGACGGCGGAACAGGCCGCCGCCCTGGACCTCGACGTTGCGGCGGTGGCGGCTGAGCCGACGCCGGAGGGCCTGGTAGCGGCCGTGGCCAAGGCGCTCAGCCCGCCCTGA
- a CDS encoding LLM class flavin-dependent oxidoreductase, with protein MTDPSGSPTAPVGKDRILLGLNTFGDVGEAPDGSPQPHAQVLRQLLEQAELADAVGLHAFGVGEHHRKDYAVSAPEVFLAAAAARTSRIRLGSAVTVLSSDDPIRVFQRFATVDAISNGRAEVMLGRGSFIESFPLFGLDLADYEVLFEEKLDLFDKVRAQQPVHWEGRTRPALAGLSVYPPLEHHLLPTWIGVGGTPESVLRCAQYGYPIIFAIIGGQPRGFRPLADLYREAMGKYGHPMQQMATHSPGHVADTDEQAREELYPHWLALRNRLGAERGWGPAGRGEFDALCSTEGALYVGSPETVAQKIVRLKRNLGVDRFDLKYSNGPLPHTAMMRSIELMGTAVAPRVAELLAG; from the coding sequence GTGACCGACCCGTCCGGCTCTCCCACCGCACCCGTGGGGAAAGACCGCATCCTCCTCGGCCTGAACACCTTCGGCGACGTCGGTGAGGCCCCCGACGGCAGCCCGCAGCCGCATGCCCAGGTCCTGCGCCAGCTGCTGGAACAGGCTGAACTGGCTGACGCCGTCGGCCTCCATGCCTTCGGCGTGGGGGAGCACCACCGCAAGGACTACGCCGTGTCCGCGCCGGAGGTCTTCCTTGCCGCTGCCGCCGCCCGCACGTCCCGCATCCGCCTGGGCTCCGCGGTGACGGTGCTGAGCTCGGACGATCCCATCAGGGTGTTCCAGCGCTTCGCCACCGTGGACGCAATCTCCAACGGCCGGGCGGAAGTCATGCTGGGGCGCGGATCCTTCATTGAGTCCTTCCCGCTGTTCGGACTGGACCTGGCGGACTACGAAGTCCTGTTCGAGGAAAAACTTGACCTGTTCGACAAGGTCCGCGCACAGCAGCCCGTGCACTGGGAAGGCCGCACCCGCCCGGCCCTCGCCGGCCTGAGCGTCTACCCGCCCCTGGAGCACCACCTGCTGCCCACCTGGATCGGCGTGGGCGGCACCCCGGAATCTGTCCTCCGGTGTGCCCAATACGGGTATCCGATCATCTTCGCCATCATCGGCGGCCAGCCGCGGGGCTTCCGGCCCCTGGCCGACCTCTACCGGGAAGCGATGGGCAAATACGGGCACCCGATGCAGCAGATGGCCACCCACTCGCCCGGCCATGTTGCCGATACGGACGAACAGGCACGGGAAGAGCTCTATCCCCACTGGCTGGCACTCCGGAACAGGCTTGGAGCCGAGCGTGGCTGGGGTCCGGCCGGCCGCGGTGAGTTCGATGCACTCTGTTCCACAGAAGGCGCACTCTACGTCGGATCACCGGAAACCGTGGCCCAAAAAATTGTCCGGCTGAAGCGGAACCTGGGGGTTGACCGTTTTGACCTCAAATACAGCAACGGGCCTCTGCCGCACACGGCCATGATGCGCTCGATCGAACTGATGGGCACGGCGGTGGCGCCCCGCGTGGCCGAGCTGCTCGCCGGCTGA
- the hemL gene encoding glutamate-1-semialdehyde 2,1-aminomutase — protein MTSSNPRNEALFDRARQLMPGGVNSPVRAFGSVGGTPRFMVSAKGPYLTDADGKEYVDLVCSWGPALLGHAHPAVLEAVHAAVDRGLSFGASTPDEANLAEIVQERVPAVERLRMVSTGTEATMTAVRLARGFTGRNLIIKFAGCYHGHLDGLLAAAGSGLATLALPGSAGVTEATAAETLVLPYNDLAAVKEAFAVHGPNIAAVITEAAPANMGVVTPGEGFNHGLSQITREHGALLIVDEVLTGFRTGYSGYWGLTGGAPDAEEPWTPDLLTFGKVIGGGMPTAALGGRADVMDYLAPTGPVYQAGTLSGNPVAMAAGVATLTHATRDVYSFIDVRSLELSSALSSALDAAGVDHSIQFAGNLFSVAFGTSANGVHNYADAQAQEAFRYAPFFHSMLDSGVYLPPSVFEAWFLSAAHDDDAMNRIYDALPAAAQAAAAAQG, from the coding sequence ATGACTTCCAGCAATCCTCGCAATGAGGCACTCTTCGACCGCGCCCGCCAGCTGATGCCGGGCGGCGTCAACTCGCCGGTGCGGGCTTTTGGCTCCGTGGGCGGGACCCCGCGCTTCATGGTCTCCGCCAAGGGACCGTACCTGACGGATGCCGACGGCAAGGAATACGTGGACCTGGTCTGCTCCTGGGGACCTGCCCTGCTCGGACACGCCCATCCGGCCGTGCTGGAGGCCGTGCATGCCGCCGTCGACCGGGGACTCTCCTTTGGCGCGTCCACCCCGGACGAGGCAAACCTGGCGGAGATCGTCCAGGAGCGCGTCCCTGCCGTCGAACGCCTCCGGATGGTGTCCACCGGAACCGAAGCCACCATGACCGCTGTCCGGCTGGCCCGCGGGTTCACCGGCCGCAACCTGATCATCAAATTCGCCGGCTGCTACCACGGCCACCTTGACGGACTCCTGGCCGCGGCCGGCTCCGGGCTGGCAACCCTGGCCCTGCCCGGGTCCGCCGGTGTCACCGAAGCGACCGCGGCGGAGACGCTGGTGCTGCCCTACAATGACCTCGCGGCCGTCAAGGAAGCCTTCGCTGTCCACGGCCCCAATATTGCCGCCGTCATCACCGAAGCAGCGCCGGCGAACATGGGCGTCGTCACCCCCGGCGAGGGATTCAACCACGGACTTTCGCAGATCACGCGGGAGCACGGCGCGCTCCTCATCGTCGACGAGGTCCTGACCGGATTCCGCACCGGCTACTCCGGCTACTGGGGCCTTACCGGCGGTGCACCGGATGCCGAGGAACCATGGACCCCTGACCTGCTCACCTTTGGCAAGGTCATCGGCGGCGGGATGCCGACGGCGGCCCTCGGCGGCCGCGCCGACGTCATGGACTACCTCGCGCCCACCGGCCCGGTCTACCAGGCCGGAACCCTGTCCGGAAACCCGGTGGCCATGGCTGCCGGCGTGGCAACACTGACCCATGCGACCCGCGACGTCTACTCCTTCATCGACGTCCGCTCGCTGGAACTGTCCTCGGCCCTCTCCAGCGCCCTGGACGCCGCAGGGGTGGACCACTCCATCCAGTTCGCCGGGAACCTCTTCTCGGTAGCCTTCGGCACCTCGGCCAACGGCGTCCACAACTACGCGGACGCCCAGGCACAGGAAGCCTTCCGCTATGCGCCGTTCTTCCACTCGATGCTGGACTCCGGGGTCTACCTGCCGCCGTCGGTCTTCGAGGCCTGGTTCCTGTCGGCCGCGCACGACGACGACGCCATGAACCGGATTTACGACGCACTGCCTGCCGCGGCCCAGGCGGCCGCAGCCGCCCAGGGCTAG